A region from the bacterium genome encodes:
- a CDS encoding RNAase, protein MDEILSKNLFLVKEHVGVFKAANNFDIYDPHTEEKILECREEKLGLLTRILRFTDYKRMTPFEIEVRQPNGNVIFTVKRGISLFLSSVEVCDGSGRKIGGFKQKLFSIGGKFDVLDHMDQQVCSLNGKWTGWNFRFEHNGAELGEVDKKWAGVGKELFTSADNYMVSISETLPSDSTVRPLMLAAVLCIDMVLKE, encoded by the coding sequence ATGGACGAGATCCTCAGCAAGAATCTGTTCCTGGTCAAGGAGCACGTCGGCGTATTCAAAGCCGCCAACAACTTCGACATCTATGACCCGCACACAGAGGAGAAGATTCTCGAGTGTCGCGAGGAAAAGCTCGGCCTGCTCACCCGGATTCTGCGCTTCACAGACTACAAGAGGATGACCCCTTTCGAGATCGAAGTACGCCAGCCCAACGGGAACGTAATCTTCACGGTCAAACGGGGTATCTCGCTCTTCCTATCCAGTGTCGAAGTCTGCGACGGCTCGGGTCGCAAGATCGGAGGCTTCAAGCAGAAGCTCTTTTCGATCGGTGGCAAGTTCGACGTTCTCGACCACATGGACCAGCAGGTGTGCTCACTCAATGGCAAGTGGACGGGCTGGAACTTCCGCTTCGAACACAATGGTGCGGAACTGGGCGAGGTCGACAAGAAGTGGGCGGGCGTCGGAAAGGAACTGTTCACCAGTGCAGACAATTACATGGTGAGCATCTCGGAAACCCTGCCGAGCGACAGCACGGTGCGTCCGTTGATGCTGGCGGCTGTTTTATGCATCGACATGGTGCTCAAGGAGTAG
- a CDS encoding methyltransferase codes for MTSASDRLPNLPDEAVRTAFGHPLVRRRLPLCPEIELWLLGENIDLEACCRSLRDSEPPPYWAFCWGSGQALARYLLDHADLVKGRRVVDFGTGSGVIAVSAALAGAREVRAVDLDRGALRAVEINAELNGVEIRTSTEPPDDWEVLLASDVLYETSIRDWLLGLRREGRSIVISDPERPSAPPVGLEPVIRYASQTFPDADSPQRDAAIYHLS; via the coding sequence ATGACGAGTGCGTCGGACAGGCTTCCGAATTTGCCAGACGAGGCTGTACGAACGGCCTTCGGTCATCCGTTGGTCCGGCGGCGACTCCCCCTGTGCCCGGAAATCGAACTCTGGCTGCTCGGTGAGAACATCGACCTGGAAGCGTGTTGTCGGAGTCTGCGCGACTCCGAACCTCCTCCCTATTGGGCTTTTTGCTGGGGAAGCGGTCAGGCGCTGGCGCGGTACCTGCTCGATCATGCCGACCTGGTGAAAGGCCGAAGAGTTGTCGATTTCGGCACGGGGTCGGGCGTGATCGCAGTATCGGCCGCGCTGGCCGGAGCGCGAGAAGTAAGGGCCGTGGATCTCGACAGGGGAGCACTGAGAGCCGTTGAGATCAATGCAGAACTGAACGGCGTGGAGATTCGCACTTCGACCGAACCACCCGACGACTGGGAGGTTCTGCTCGCGAGTGACGTCCTTTACGAGACCTCGATCCGGGATTGGCTGCTCGGCTTGCGAAGAGAGGGACGGAGCATCGTGATCAGCGATCCGGAGCGCCCATCCGCGCCGCCCGTCGGCCTCGAACCCGTCATTCGCTACGCCTCACAGACCTTCCCTGACGCGGACTCACCCCAGCGAGACGCGGCGATCTATCACCTGTCATGA